Within Pseudomonas alloputida, the genomic segment ACGCGTTCGCCGAGAAGCTGGCCGCTGCAGTTGCCAAGCTGAAGATCGGTAACGGCCTGGAAGAAGGCACCACCACTGGCCCGCTGATCGATGGCAAGGCTGTCGCCAAGGTCCAGGAACACATCGAGGACGCCGTCAGCAAAGGCGCCAAAGTGCTGTCCGGTGGCAAGCTGATCGAAGGCAACTTCTTCGAGCCGACCATCCTGGTTGACGTACCGAAGACCGCTGCTGTCGCCAAGGAAGAGACGTTCGGCCCACTGGCGCCGCTGTTCCGCTTCAAAGACGAAGCCGAAGTCATCGCCATGTCCAACGACACCGAGTTCGGGCTGGCCTCGTACTTCTACGCCCGCGACATGAGCCGTGTGTTCCGTGTCGCCGAAGCCCTGGAATACGGCATGGTGGGTATCAACACCGGCCTGATCTCCAACGAAGTGGCGCCGTTCGGTGGTATCAAGGCTTCGGGCCTGGGCCGCGAAGGTTCCAAGTACGGTATCGAGGACTACCTCGAAATCAAATACCTGTGCATCAGCGTCTGATAGCACGGTAAAGGCTTTACCTCTGCCAGCGGGGCGCGAGAGCGACGTCTCGCTGGCCTTTTTTACATTGCAGTACCTGGTGGCCAGGGCGTTCACGACAGTCGATCAACGAATACTGTTCGCGAGCACTCCCAGCCGCCCCCGAATAAAAGCGCCATTCCTGTCGGCGCAATGAGGGCATTATGAGCAAAACCAACGAATCCTTGATGCAACGTCGTGTAGCTGCCGTCCCACGTGGCGTCGGCCAGATCCACCCGATCTTCGTCGACACCGCGAAGAACTCGACCGTGATCGACGTTGAAGGCCGCGAACTGATCGACTTCGCCGGCGGCATCGCAGTACTGAACACCGGCCACCTGCACCCGAAAGTAGTTGCAGCCGTGCAAGAGCAGCTGACCAAGGTCAGCCACACCTGCTTCCAGGTGCTGGCTTACGAGCCCTATGTAGAGCTGTGCGAAAAGATCAACAAGCTGGTCCCAGGCGACTTCGACAAGAAGACCCTGCTGGTCACCACCGGCTCCGAAGCCGTTGAAAACGCCGTCAAGATCGCCCGTGCTGCCACTGGCCGCGCTGGCGTCATCGCCTTCACCGGCGGTTATCACGGCCGTACCATGATGACCCTGGGCCTGACCGGCAAGGTCGTGCCGTACTCCGCTGGCATGGGCCTGATGCCAGGCGGCATCTTCCGCGCCCTGTTCCCGAGCGAACTGCACGGTATCAGCGTTGACGACGCCATCGCCTCGGTCGAGCGCATCTTCAAGAACGACGCCGAGCCGCGCGACATCGCCGCAATCATCCTCGAGCCAGTACAAGGCGAAGGCGGCTTCCTGCCAGCGCCGAAAGAGCTGATGAAGCGCCTGCGCGCCCTGTGCGACCAGCACGGCATCCTGCTGATCGCCGACGAAGTACAAACTGGCGCTGGCCGTACCGGCACCTTCTTCGCCATGGAACAGATGGGCGTTGCGCCTGACCTGACCACCTTCGCCAAATCCATCGCTGGCGGCTTCCCGCTGGCCGGTGTGTGCGGCAAGGCCGAATACATGGACGCCATCGCGCCTGGCGGCCTGGGCGGTACCTACGCCGGTTCGCCGATCGCTTGCGCCGCGGCCCTGGCCGTGATCGAAGTGTTCGAAGAAGAAAAACTGCTGGACCGCAGCAAGGCTGTGGGTGAGCGCCTGACCGCCGGCCTGCGCGAAATCCAGAAGAAGTACCCGATCATCGGCGACGTCCGTGGTCTGGGCTCGATGATTGCCGTCGAAGTCTTCGAGAAGGGCACTCACACCCCGAACGCTGCTGCTGTTGGCCAGGTTGTCGCCAAGGCTCGTGAAAAGGGTCTGATCCTGCTGTCTTGCGGCACCTACGGCAACGTCCTGCGTATCCTGGTTCCGCTGACCGCCGAAGACGCGCTGCTGGACAAAGGCCTGGCCATCATCGAAGAGTGCTTCGCTGAAATCGCCTGATGTGACGCGCTTCAGAAAAAACCCGCCTAGGCGGGTTTTTTTTATGCCCAGATAAGCCGTGTGGCGCTATGGTTATCGGAGGACTGGCTTTGGAAGCTGCGACGGACTGTGTGTCAGGTTATTCAGGAGTAGTTGGCGATGAGCGC encodes:
- the gabT gene encoding 4-aminobutyrate--2-oxoglutarate transaminase, with the translated sequence MSKTNESLMQRRVAAVPRGVGQIHPIFVDTAKNSTVIDVEGRELIDFAGGIAVLNTGHLHPKVVAAVQEQLTKVSHTCFQVLAYEPYVELCEKINKLVPGDFDKKTLLVTTGSEAVENAVKIARAATGRAGVIAFTGGYHGRTMMTLGLTGKVVPYSAGMGLMPGGIFRALFPSELHGISVDDAIASVERIFKNDAEPRDIAAIILEPVQGEGGFLPAPKELMKRLRALCDQHGILLIADEVQTGAGRTGTFFAMEQMGVAPDLTTFAKSIAGGFPLAGVCGKAEYMDAIAPGGLGGTYAGSPIACAAALAVIEVFEEEKLLDRSKAVGERLTAGLREIQKKYPIIGDVRGLGSMIAVEVFEKGTHTPNAAAVGQVVAKAREKGLILLSCGTYGNVLRILVPLTAEDALLDKGLAIIEECFAEIA